From a region of the Constantimarinum furrinae genome:
- the coaD gene encoding pantetheine-phosphate adenylyltransferase, whose translation MKRAVFPGSFDPITLGHVDIIMRGLALFDEIVVAIGVNADKKYMLSLEERKQAIEATFADEPQVVVKTYTGLTAHFCKAEKAPFILRGLRNATDLNYEQSIAQTNASMAGIESIFLVCSPEVSNISSTIVRDVMRNNGDYSMLVPKALRQKK comes from the coding sequence ATGAAACGCGCAGTTTTTCCCGGAAGTTTTGACCCCATTACCCTGGGCCATGTAGATATCATTATGCGCGGTCTGGCACTCTTTGACGAAATAGTTGTCGCCATAGGCGTGAATGCCGATAAAAAATACATGCTTTCTCTAGAAGAACGGAAGCAGGCGATTGAAGCGACCTTTGCCGATGAACCTCAGGTCGTGGTAAAAACTTATACCGGACTCACAGCACATTTTTGTAAAGCTGAAAAGGCTCCATTTATCCTTCGCGGACTTCGCAACGCCACCGATCTCAACTACGAACAGTCTATCGCACAAACCAACGCCTCGATGGCCGGGATAGAAAGTATTTTTCTGGTGTGTTCACCCGAAGTTTCAAATATTTCGTCTACCATAGTACGGGACGTTATGCGCAACAACGGTGACTATTCGATGTTGGTCCCAAAAGCCTTACGCCAAAAGAAATAA